TTGCTGCTGCCTTTAGAAAAAAATTTGGGGTAAATCCCAGTGCTTACCGATCAAAATAGTCCTTCTTAGGTATACCATCTACCCATTAATTCATGAGTGAGGAACTGTCAAGAGCAGATAACGATAGTCCGTGGAAAGAAATTCTAGAAGCCTACTTTCCCCAAGCGATGCAATTTTTCTTTCCTCAAACCGCCGCCTTAATTAATTGGCAACGTCCCCACGCATTTCTGGACAAGGAATTTCAACAAATCGCTCGCGATGCTGAACTTGGGAGACGATATGCCGATAAATTAGTCAAAGTTTGGCACATTCAAGGACAAGAACTTTGGCTCTTAATTCATGTGGAAATTCAAGCCAAAGCCGAAGACACATTTGCACAAAGAATGTTTTCTTACAACTTGCGAATTTTTGATAGATTTGCTCAAGGAGCCATTAGTTTAGCAATTTTGTGTGATGCTGATTCGACATGGCGACCAAATCAATACAACTATAGTTACCCTGATACTAGACTTAACTTTGAATTTGGCATCGTCAAGCTGTTAGATTATCAAAATCGGTGGACAGAATTAGAAGCCAGCAATAATCCTTTTGCAACTGTAGTCATGGCGCATTTGAAGATGCAGCAAACAAGTAAAAGGCTCAAAGACCGGAAAACTTGGAAATTTAGCTTGATTCGCCGTTTATATGAACTAGGATTGCCAGAAACAGATATACGTAACCTGTATCGATTTATCGATTGGGTTATGATTTTACCAAAAGGCTTGGAAGCAGAGTTTTGGCAAGAGTTTAAGCAGTTTGAGCAGGAGCGGACTATGAGCTACATTACCACAGGCGAGCGCATTGGTTACGAGCGGGGAAAGGAAGAAGGAAAACAGGAAGGTGAGCAAACTTTGGTGCTACGGCAACTACAAAGACGGGTGGGAGAATTACCACAAGAGGTTAGGGGGCAGATTCAAACTCTTTCTGTAGAGCAATTAGAAGCCTTGGGTGAAGCTTTATTAGATTTTACCGCTATTGAAGATTTACTGAACTGGTTGGGGAACATCCCTTAGCTTAGCCAATTTTGTGATTTAGCAGGAGTGGACTATGAGTTTACTATATAAAAAATAGTCCTTCTAGGGATAAACAAAGTCCGTAAAGGGATAGACTCAGTACCTACAAAACCATAAAGATATTTGCAAGATAGTTGAAAACTATTCTTAACTAGCAGGTGAAAACTTTATTTGTCATTTGCTTGCTGATGTCATGTAACTGTGGTTTGAGTGTGAGTACTGTGAATCGACTTTATGCCATTTGCTTAACAGGTATTGTATCTGCGTTGATTGTGCAATCTGCGTCTGCTGAGGTGGTTCAGCCGAAATCAAGCGTTTCGCAAAATATTACGCGCAGAGAATTACGTGAACGTCTTGTGAATCAAGCTGAATTGCTTTCTCAAGTACCTAATTCTCCGACACTGGTGGAAGTGACAGGAGTGGAAGCTACTCCTACAGATAAAGGTGTGGAGGTAATTTTACAAACAACTCAAGGACAACAGTTACAAATCACCAATCGTAGTGCCGATAATAACTTTATCGCTGATATTCCCAATGCTCAACTGCGTTTACCTAGTGGCGATGGGTTCATATTCCGTTCCGAAAACCCAATTGAGGGAATTACTGAAATAACGGTAACAAACTTGGATGAAAGTACTATCCGAGTGACAGTGATAGGTGAGGCGGGATTACCTACTGTGACGTTATTTGACAGTGATGAAGGTCTGATTTTTGGCTTCACACCAGTTGTATCTTCTGCCCAGACTCCACAATTACCCGCAGAACCGGAAGGTGAAACTCAAACAGAACAACCATCAACTCCAGACCAGCCGATTGAATTGGTGGTAACTGGTCAGCAAGATGGATACAGTGTACCCAATGCCACAACTGCTACCAGGATGGATACACCCCTGCGTGATATTCCCCAATCAATTCAAGTGGTTCCCCAACAGGTGTTAGAAGACCAACAGGTGATTCGCGCCTCCGAAGCATTGCGTAACGTCAGTGGTGTGCAGAGGGGAAATACATTAGGTGGTATCATTGAGGTATTTAGCATTCGCGGTTTTCAACAATTCGGTGGGACTCTCCGCAATGGCTTTAGAAACCGTTTTTCTGTTGCAGAAACGGCAAATTTGGAACGGATAGAAGTTCTCAAGGGACCGGCTTCTGTACTCTACGGAAATTTAGATCCTGGTGGTGTGATTAACTACGTTACAAAGCAACCGCTTTCAGAGCATTTTTATGCTGCGGGATTGCAAGTTGGAAGTTTTGGTTTAGTGCGACCAACCCTTGATTTCTCAGGTCCCTTAAATCCAGAGCGAACGTTGCTCTATCGGTTGAATACAGCTTATGAGAGAGGCGGAAATTTTCGGAACTTTGATACGGAAGTTGAACGATTTTTTATCTCGCCTGTAGTTACCTGGAAAATTAGCGATCGCACTGACTTAATTCTTGAATTAGAATACGTAAATGGTCAGCGTCCTTTTGATCGGGGACTAGTCGCTCTTGGGACGGGAATTGCTGATATTCCCTTTGATAGGATTTTGGGCGAACCCGATGATTTCATGGAAGCTACAAGTTTTTCAACGGGATACCGATTAGAACATCGTTTCAATGACGACTGGACAATTCGCAATCAGTTTCGATACTCTTTCTCTAATAATATAAATAGTCGGATTGAGCCGGGCAGACTGAATGAAGCCACTGGAGAACTAAATCGAGAGTTTGCTGAGGCAGAAACCACAGAACGAAATTATGAATTGCAAACCAATTTAGTGGGAAATTTTGCCACAGGATCAATCCAGCACACTCTGCTATTTGGCGTTGATTTATCTTGGGTAAATGAAGGAGGAGAATCTCGTTTTGAACCCGCTCCTAGCATTAATATCTTTAATCCTGTTCATGGAATCGCTCCCCGACCTGGTAGAGATGAATTTTCAGATGTATTTCCTTTGGAGTCTCAAACAAATACTCTTGGCTTTTTTCTGCAAGATCAAATTACCCTAGCTGAAAACTTAAAACTGTTGATAGGTGGACGCTTTGACAATATCGATCAAAGCTCTCCTTCTGATGAACGGCAAGATCAAGCCTTTAGTCCGCGAGTGGGTATCGTCTATCAACCGATTGAGCCAATTTCTCTATATACCAGTTTCAGTAGATCATTTCAACCTAACTTTGGAAATCGTGCAGATGGTTCGCTCCTTGAACCAGTGCGCGGTACGCAGTATGAAGTGGGAGTTAGAGGTGAGTTTCTTAACGGTAGCTTGATTACAAACTTGGCTGCTTATGAAATTACCAGGAGTAATCTTGCAGTCACTGATCCTGATAATCCAAATTTCTCCATTCCATCAGGAGAGCAAAGAAGCCGGGGTGTGGAGTTAGATGTTACAGGACAAATTCTTCCAGGATGGAATATTATTGCGTCCTACGCTTACACCGATGCCAGAGTTACCAAAGATGACAATCTACAGCCAGGTAATTTACTTGATGGTGTGCCGTTTAATTCAGCCAGTTTGTGGTCAACTTATGAGATTCAAACAGGTAATTTCCAAGGCTTAGGATTTGGTTTGGGTCTATTCTATGTTGGTGAACGCCAAGGTGATTTGAATAACTCTTTTCAAGTGCCTAGCTATGTACGTACTGATGCCAGTATATTTTATCGACGAAATAACTGGCGGGCTGGCATTAATATTAATAACCTTTTCAATGTTGATTATATCGAAGGTACTGGTCAGCGTCGGAATCGCATTGATCCTGGTGCGCCGTTCACGGTGAGAGGAACACTGTCAGTGGAGTTTTAGATTGACCTCACCCCGATCAAGCTATGCTTTACAGCAACCGCCAAGGCGTTTAGTACATGAGAAAATCCCAAAACGATTCAATTTTAACTTTTAACTTTCCCTCTCCTTACTAAGGAGAGGGGTTAGGGGTGAGGTTTTTATATGTATCTCATGCACCTAGTAAACGCTACACTTTCTCAATACTCCAAAAATCAATTTATATCAGTTAAATAAATGAAGTATTGGTTCAGACATCTTAAACTATTGCTAATTTCAATATGTTCACTAATTTTAGTAGTCGCCTGCAATAGTAGTACACCTCAACTAAATACCAATCAAACACTCACAAGCAGACCTTCAGATTGTCGGGTAATTAATCATGACGGGGGAGAAACAGAAATTTGCGGACAACCCGAAAAAATTGTGGCATTTGGTCCACCCATATTAGATATTTTGTTATCTTTAGGAGTGCAAGCCGCAGGTTATTCGGAAGTGGATTTACTCAACAAAAAAGTATTTGATAATCCTAGTGAGCAGATTCCTTATCTAGGGCATTTAGTAACAAATCGACCTGTAAATTTAGGCGATCGCAATAATCCCTCGCTAGAAACATTTGTGCAACTTCAACCTGATTTAATTATAGGTGAAGCGTATCATATCAAGGAAAAATACAAATTATTCTCCAGCATTGCACCAACAGCATTTTTTGTAAATGAAGGAGAATCAGATTGGAAAACCACTATTAAGGCAATTGCACCAGCACTAAACCAAGAAGAACAAGCACAACAAGTAATTGCATCCCATAATCAACTTATAGAAACTGCTAAACAACAATTAGCACCAGTGATATCAGGACAAACTATTATTGTTCTAGGCTGGTCAAGTGTTACCAAGCAATCATTTATTTTTCCGGACACTTTTATTACCAGGTTGTTAGAAGATTTAGGCTTTAAAACTATTTTAGGAGCAGCCAACAGACCTAGAACATCAATTGAAGCTATAGCAAACCTGAAAACCGATCACATTTTACTTTTGCCGGCTGGTGATAACACCATTGATAATGCGAAACAGGAGTGGCAAAACAATCCTATTCTGAGTTTAATTCCCGCTGTTCAAGCTGGAAACATTCATTTTATGGATTATCAACTCAGTCGTATTCGCGGACCAATTTCAGCTGAAATATTTATCAATCAAATTCTTCAACTGTTGCAAACTTAAAATATACCTACTGTTTTCTGTATTAGAAGTAATCATGAATATCTCAACCCAAAAGACTCACAACAATTGCCGTTTTTGTTCCGAGATTTCTCAAGCTAACGGTGAAGATCCCATTGGTTCAGCGAACAACGCCGAACAATACTTCATTATTGAAGCGGCACAACCTTGGTCAGATAACATTTGGATGGAACCTAACTCCATACCACAGGGTGTATTAGACCCATTAAAATTTATTTGGGAAAATGGTGGGGCAATTCGACCACTAGCGATCGCACCAGATAAAGAATACTCCCATCCAGATTATACTCGTGTATTCTACTATCGCCGACCAGCTAAATTTTTTGCTCAATTTGAGAAACATGAATTTATCGTACCTCATGCTTTACTGGGTTCTTTGGCATTAGCTTTACTCAAAAATCCCGAAGAATTACCAAACTTTGAGCAATATCGTCAACAAACAAACCACATTCGAGAAATACTTGTTTGCAACCACGGGAATGTGGATGTGGCTTGTAGTAGATTTGGTTATCCAATTTATCAAAAATTGCGTTCTGAATACGCTACTGCAAATAATAATTTGCGTTTTTGGCGATGTAGTCATTTTGGTGGACACGAGTTTGCACCTACTTTAGTTGATTTACCCCAAGGACAATATTGGGGTCATTTAAAGCCAGAAATTTTAGATTTAT
The DNA window shown above is from Gloeocapsopsis sp. IPPAS B-1203 and carries:
- a CDS encoding DUF4351 domain-containing protein, which translates into the protein MSEELSRADNDSPWKEILEAYFPQAMQFFFPQTAALINWQRPHAFLDKEFQQIARDAELGRRYADKLVKVWHIQGQELWLLIHVEIQAKAEDTFAQRMFSYNLRIFDRFAQGAISLAILCDADSTWRPNQYNYSYPDTRLNFEFGIVKLLDYQNRWTELEASNNPFATVVMAHLKMQQTSKRLKDRKTWKFSLIRRLYELGLPETDIRNLYRFIDWVMILPKGLEAEFWQEFKQFEQERTMSYITTGERIGYERGKEEGKQEGEQTLVLRQLQRRVGELPQEVRGQIQTLSVEQLEALGEALLDFTAIEDLLNWLGNIP
- a CDS encoding TonB-dependent receptor; translated protein: MSCNCGLSVSTVNRLYAICLTGIVSALIVQSASAEVVQPKSSVSQNITRRELRERLVNQAELLSQVPNSPTLVEVTGVEATPTDKGVEVILQTTQGQQLQITNRSADNNFIADIPNAQLRLPSGDGFIFRSENPIEGITEITVTNLDESTIRVTVIGEAGLPTVTLFDSDEGLIFGFTPVVSSAQTPQLPAEPEGETQTEQPSTPDQPIELVVTGQQDGYSVPNATTATRMDTPLRDIPQSIQVVPQQVLEDQQVIRASEALRNVSGVQRGNTLGGIIEVFSIRGFQQFGGTLRNGFRNRFSVAETANLERIEVLKGPASVLYGNLDPGGVINYVTKQPLSEHFYAAGLQVGSFGLVRPTLDFSGPLNPERTLLYRLNTAYERGGNFRNFDTEVERFFISPVVTWKISDRTDLILELEYVNGQRPFDRGLVALGTGIADIPFDRILGEPDDFMEATSFSTGYRLEHRFNDDWTIRNQFRYSFSNNINSRIEPGRLNEATGELNREFAEAETTERNYELQTNLVGNFATGSIQHTLLFGVDLSWVNEGGESRFEPAPSINIFNPVHGIAPRPGRDEFSDVFPLESQTNTLGFFLQDQITLAENLKLLIGGRFDNIDQSSPSDERQDQAFSPRVGIVYQPIEPISLYTSFSRSFQPNFGNRADGSLLEPVRGTQYEVGVRGEFLNGSLITNLAAYEITRSNLAVTDPDNPNFSIPSGEQRSRGVELDVTGQILPGWNIIASYAYTDARVTKDDNLQPGNLLDGVPFNSASLWSTYEIQTGNFQGLGFGLGLFYVGERQGDLNNSFQVPSYVRTDASIFYRRNNWRAGININNLFNVDYIEGTGQRRNRIDPGAPFTVRGTLSVEF
- a CDS encoding sucrase ferredoxin, whose product is MNISTQKTHNNCRFCSEISQANGEDPIGSANNAEQYFIIEAAQPWSDNIWMEPNSIPQGVLDPLKFIWENGGAIRPLAIAPDKEYSHPDYTRVFYYRRPAKFFAQFEKHEFIVPHALLGSLALALLKNPEELPNFEQYRQQTNHIREILVCNHGNVDVACSRFGYPIYQKLRSEYATANNNLRFWRCSHFGGHEFAPTLVDLPQGQYWGHLKPEILDLLILRNGSVKELYSYYRGRASLSFFEQIAEREIWMQEGWKWLEYHKAGQVLASDEINQEWADVRIDYTTADGNISSAYQARVEVKGSVMTAWKSGANPTLEEVKQYHVTSLVKLT
- a CDS encoding iron-siderophore ABC transporter substrate-binding protein encodes the protein MAFGPPILDILLSLGVQAAGYSEVDLLNKKVFDNPSEQIPYLGHLVTNRPVNLGDRNNPSLETFVQLQPDLIIGEAYHIKEKYKLFSSIAPTAFFVNEGESDWKTTIKAIAPALNQEEQAQQVIASHNQLIETAKQQLAPVISGQTIIVLGWSSVTKQSFIFPDTFITRLLEDLGFKTILGAANRPRTSIEAIANLKTDHILLLPAGDNTIDNAKQEWQNNPILSLIPAVQAGNIHFMDYQLSRIRGPISAEIFINQILQLLQT